Proteins co-encoded in one Anolis carolinensis isolate JA03-04 unplaced genomic scaffold, rAnoCar3.1.pri scaffold_9, whole genome shotgun sequence genomic window:
- the LOC134293623 gene encoding uncharacterized protein LOC134293623, with protein MDLMQRQVNESWRATVEQREQRRGLPGRGTGPRPFAGEGPQDYEDEMPQQGTSVFPTGLSGRSQMPGKGEFRVKFNGDPKQLSYFITNVTHFMEDFGDQFPSESAKIHTVGANLKEAAADWLMQMYDTGARELACLEDFLRALRERFEDPLAEERAKAQLKRIYQGGRTVSEYALEFKATAGKIRDWSDTTKLEYFRAGLRSEVLEWALHRGNPRDLEDWILLAGRVEVDQQQISRRPRESNRIKPPTAATRRFSPRRGRSTSRERRAGRGACFACGREGHRAAECPKGTGVETKGERLHSQKPPHQNSKLAKGKAAMATETALAPGQLQAEEMEEAEDLELPGNDWDLF; from the coding sequence atggatctgatgcagcggcaggtaaacgagtcctggagggcgacagtcgagcaacgggagcagaggagagggctgcccgggagaggcactggaccccgtccctttgccggggagggtccacaggactatgaggatgagatgcctcagcaggggacatcagttttccccacgggcctgtcaggaaggagccaaatgcctgggaagggagaatttcgggtgaagttcaacggggaccccaaacagctgtcttatttcattacaaacgtaacacacttcatggaggattttggggaccaattcccttcagaaagcgcaaaaatccacacggtgggggcaaacttgaaagaagcagctgcagactggctaatgcagatgtatgatacgGGTGCCCGGGAGCTGGCCTGcctggaggatttcctaagagccctccgtgagagattcgaagaccctttggcagaggagagggcgaaggcccaactcaaaaggatataccagggaggaaggacagtgtcagaatacgccctggaatttaaagccacagcggggaagatcagggactggtccgacaccaccaaactggaatatttcagggctggtttacgctctgaggtgctcgagtgggctttacacagaggaaatccaagagacttggaggactggattttgctagcggggcgcgtggaggtggaccaacagcaaatctctcgtcgtccaagggagagcaacagaatcaaacccccgacagcagcaacacggcgcttctcccctcgtcgcggaaggtcgaccagcagggagaggagagcagggaggggggcctgcttcgcttgcgggcgcgagggacatcgagcggcagagtgtccgaaagggacaggcgtggagacaaaaggagagaggcttcacagccagaagccgccccaccagaactccaaactagcaaaagggaaagctgccatggcaacggaaacggctttagccccagggcagcttcaggcagaagagatggaggaagcggaggacctggagttaccgggaaacgactgggatctgttttga